Genomic segment of Pseudomonas sp. DY-1:
CGATCTGGATGACAGCCTGGTGTTCAACACCGACTACCTGCAGATCTTCCAGCGCTCGTTCTGGCTGTCGGTACTGACCACTGTCGGCTGCCTGCTGATCGGATTCCCCACCGCGCTCTATCTGGCGCTACAGAGCGAGCGCAAACGCAACCTGCTGCTGTTCCTGGTCACCGTTCCCTTCTGGACCAACCTGCTGGTGCGGGTCTATGCGTGGATCCTGCTGCTACGCAACGGCGGTCTGGTGGACAGCGGCCTCGGCGTATTCGGCCTCTCGGACGGCGCGCTCGGCCTGCTGTACACGGATGTGGCGGTGGTAATCGGCCTGCTCTACACCTTCTTGCCGTTCATGGTGCTGCCCATCTACACCAGCCTGGAGAAGCTCGACTGGCGCCTGGTGGAAGCCGCCTTCGACCTCGGTGCCAACCGTTTCCAGGCCCTGCGCCGAGTCATCGTACCGCTGGCCATGCCCGGCATAGTCGCCGGCGCGATCCTGGTGTTCATCCCGTCGCTCGGCAACTACATCATTCCCGAGCTGCTCGGGGGTGGTAAGTCACTGATGATCGGCAACCTGATCCAGCTGCAGTTCGGTGCATCCCACAACTGGCCACTGGGCGCGGCACTGTCCTTCGCCCTGCTCGGCTTCGTGTTGCTGGCGATGCTGCTCTACAGCCTGCGCTTCAAGCAGGCCGCCGGCGGAGGCCATCCATGAACATGCAGAACCCGCTCTGGCGATTCACCGGCGTACGCCCCACCGCCTGGCTGTTCTTCGCCTTCCTCTATGTACCGATCCTGTTGCTGGTGGCACTGAGCTTCAACGGCGGGCAGTCGGCGACGATCTGGGAAAGCTTCAGCCTCAAGTGGTACTCGGTGGTAGCCAACGATCCGGAAATCGTCCGCGCTGCGAAGAACTCGCTGATCGTTGCCACCTTCGCCACCCTGATCGCCACCGCCCTGGCCACCCTCGCCGCCCTGGGGATGCGCGGCCGCGCCTTCCGCGGACAGACATTGATGAGCGGGGTGCTCGGCCTGCCGCTGCTGGTGCCGGAGATCGTCACCGCCGTGGCCACCCTGATGTTCTTCGCCTTCATCGGCCTGAAGCTTTCGCTGTTCACCATCCTCATCGCCCACGTGGTGTTCTGCATTCCATTCGCCTACTTGCCAATCCGCGCCCGCCTGGAAGGCATGGACCCGCGCCTGGCCGAAGCCGCAGCCGATCTCTACGCCTCCCCCTGGAAGGCTTTCTGGAAGGTGACCTTCCCGCTGCTGATGCCCGGCATCCTTTCCGGCGCCATGCTCGCGTTCATCATTTCCATGGACGACTTCGTCATCACCTACTTCGTCGCCGGCGCCGGTTCCACGACCCTGCCGGTGTACATCTTCAGCTCGATCAGAATGGGTATTTCGCCAAAGATCAACGCGATATCCTCGATTATCCTCGTGATTTCCATAGCTTTCGTTGCATTGTCCTACTACGTCGGGCAGCGCAAGCGCTGACCCGTCCTCGACCAGCAAGGAGCTTGACCATGACCCGTCGTACCCCGCTCGCACTTGCCGTACTGTTCGCCTCCGGCCTTGCCGGCTCGGCCCAGGCGGCAGGGACCCTGCACTTCGCCAACTGGTCGGACTACTACCCGCCGGAGCTGTTGAAGAAATTCGAGAAGGACACCGGCATCAAGGCCACCCTGGATGCCTACGACAGCAACGAGACCTTGCTGGCCAAGCTCAAGGCAGGCGGCGGCGCCTACGACGTGGTGGTGCCGTCCGATAGCTTCATCCAGATCATGGCCGGTGACGGACTGCTGCAGAAACTCGACAAGACCAAGCTACCCAACCTGAAGAACCTCAAGGCCAACTTCCAGACTCTCGACTTCGACCCTGGCCACGACTACAGCGTGCCTTACCTCTGGGGCACCACCGGCTACAGCTATGACAGCAAGCAGGTGCCGGGCGGCAAGCTGGACGAGAGCTGGAAGCCCTTCTTCGAGCCATCGGCCGAACTGAAGGGCAAGGTTGTCGCGCTGAACTCAATCGAAGACCTGTACATAGCCGCGTCTCACTATCTGTCGATCGACCAGTGCACCGAAGATCCGAAGGAAGCGAAGAAGATCCAGGACCTCCTGCTGGCACAGAAGCCGCTGCTCGCGATGTACAACAGCGATGGCACCATCGAGCGCATGGCCGCCGGCGAAGTGGCCATGCACATGCAGTGGAACGGCGCCTTCCATCGCGCCCACGCCCAGCGCGAAAGCCTGGTCTACGTCTATCCGAAGGAAGGCATCCACGTCTTCATCGATAACCTCGTGATCCCCAAGGACGCGGTGAACGTCGAGGAAGCCCACGCCTTCATCAACTGGATGATGCTGCCGGAGAACATCGCCGCCGCCTCCAACTTCGCCAAGTACAACAACGCCATCGAGGGCTCGGACAAGTTCATGGAGAAGGAGCTGTTCGACGATCCGGCCATCAACACCCCGCAAGACAAGCTTGATCGCCTGCGTACCTTCAAGCTCTGCTCGCCCAAGGCC
This window contains:
- a CDS encoding ABC transporter permease, which encodes MSTLRAQAERRQLRRRLALTSPAMLALLVFLVLPLGIMFLVSILAPGDYGGVKWDQYSLEAYVNFLYERDLDDSLVFNTDYLQIFQRSFWLSVLTTVGCLLIGFPTALYLALQSERKRNLLLFLVTVPFWTNLLVRVYAWILLLRNGGLVDSGLGVFGLSDGALGLLYTDVAVVIGLLYTFLPFMVLPIYTSLEKLDWRLVEAAFDLGANRFQALRRVIVPLAMPGIVAGAILVFIPSLGNYIIPELLGGGKSLMIGNLIQLQFGASHNWPLGAALSFALLGFVLLAMLLYSLRFKQAAGGGHP
- a CDS encoding ABC transporter permease, which encodes MNMQNPLWRFTGVRPTAWLFFAFLYVPILLLVALSFNGGQSATIWESFSLKWYSVVANDPEIVRAAKNSLIVATFATLIATALATLAALGMRGRAFRGQTLMSGVLGLPLLVPEIVTAVATLMFFAFIGLKLSLFTILIAHVVFCIPFAYLPIRARLEGMDPRLAEAAADLYASPWKAFWKVTFPLLMPGILSGAMLAFIISMDDFVITYFVAGAGSTTLPVYIFSSIRMGISPKINAISSIILVISIAFVALSYYVGQRKR
- a CDS encoding extracellular solute-binding protein, translating into MTRRTPLALAVLFASGLAGSAQAAGTLHFANWSDYYPPELLKKFEKDTGIKATLDAYDSNETLLAKLKAGGGAYDVVVPSDSFIQIMAGDGLLQKLDKTKLPNLKNLKANFQTLDFDPGHDYSVPYLWGTTGYSYDSKQVPGGKLDESWKPFFEPSAELKGKVVALNSIEDLYIAASHYLSIDQCTEDPKEAKKIQDLLLAQKPLLAMYNSDGTIERMAAGEVAMHMQWNGAFHRAHAQRESLVYVYPKEGIHVFIDNLVIPKDAVNVEEAHAFINWMMLPENIAAASNFAKYNNAIEGSDKFMEKELFDDPAINTPQDKLDRLRTFKLCSPKALSLRSKVWTKLKK